A window of Selenomonas ruminantium subsp. lactilytica TAM6421 contains these coding sequences:
- a CDS encoding RpiB/LacA/LacB family sugar-phosphate isomerase: MKIAMANDHAGTRLKEEIKAYLESEGHEVKDFGTYDEESCDLSDFVLPAATAVAKGECDRGVFVDGVGYGSAMIANKLRGIFAVVCQDPFCAALARQHNDSNVLCLGGKIIGGAIAMETVKTWMHTDPLTAEKYVRRVEKVKKIDAEFTVAVK, translated from the coding sequence ATGAAAATTGCTATGGCTAACGACCATGCCGGTACGCGGCTGAAAGAGGAGATCAAGGCTTATCTGGAAAGCGAAGGCCATGAGGTCAAGGATTTTGGTACCTACGATGAGGAGTCCTGCGACCTGTCGGATTTCGTATTGCCGGCAGCTACAGCAGTGGCCAAGGGTGAATGTGACCGCGGTGTCTTTGTGGATGGTGTCGGTTACGGCAGTGCCATGATTGCCAACAAGCTGCGCGGGATTTTCGCCGTGGTCTGCCAGGATCCCTTCTGCGCAGCCTTGGCCCGCCAGCATAACGATTCCAATGTACTGTGCCTGGGCGGCAAGATCATCGGCGGCGCCATCGCCATGGAAACGGTGAAGACCTGGATGCACACAGATCCCCTGACGGCTGAGAAATACGTGCGTCGTGTGGAGAAGGTCAAGAAAATTGATGCAGAGTTTACGGTGGCGGTAAAGTAA
- a CDS encoding YceD family protein: MMNINIAELQTDLGRELPFDFSVTAAEIDAESDDYKFLDPIKVTGTVVYTGMRWRVSGRIEVVKTFVCNRCLADCREEQVHEFSEDFTRDEGEDDSINIFSGDLLDIEDLVHDTLLAAQSLSNICKPDCKGLCPKCGHNLNEGDCGCDRFVPDPRMAALQQLLNKD; this comes from the coding sequence ATGATGAATATTAATATTGCTGAATTACAAACTGATTTAGGCAGGGAGCTGCCCTTTGATTTTTCCGTGACAGCGGCAGAGATTGATGCCGAAAGTGACGACTATAAGTTCTTAGATCCCATCAAGGTGACGGGAACGGTGGTCTACACGGGCATGCGCTGGCGTGTCAGCGGCAGGATCGAAGTGGTCAAGACCTTTGTCTGCAACCGTTGTCTGGCGGATTGTCGGGAAGAACAGGTGCATGAGTTTTCCGAGGACTTCACCCGTGATGAAGGCGAGGACGACTCCATCAATATCTTCAGCGGCGACTTGCTGGATATCGAGGATTTGGTGCATGACACCCTGCTGGCAGCCCAGTCCCTCAGTAATATATGCAAGCCCGATTGTAAGGGGCTTTGCCCAAAGTGCGGACATAACCTGAATGAAGGGGACTGCGGCTGTGACCGTTTCGTACCTGATCCGCGCATGGCAGCATTACAGCAGTTATTGAACAAAGACTAA
- the rpmF gene encoding 50S ribosomal protein L32 translates to MAVPKRKMSKARRDQRRANWKLEAPGFVACPQCHEPKMPHHVCPECGYYDGKEVVAAAE, encoded by the coding sequence ATGGCAGTTCCAAAGAGAAAAATGTCCAAGGCCCGCCGCGACCAGCGCCGTGCTAATTGGAAGCTGGAGGCTCCGGGGTTCGTAGCCTGCCCGCAGTGCCACGAACCGAAGATGCCCCATCATGTATGCCCGGAATGCGGCTACTATGACGGCAAAGAGGTCGTTGCTGCAGCTGAATAA
- a CDS encoding DeoR/GlpR family DNA-binding transcription regulator, producing the protein MHIRHSKLLSLVNQHNRIAVTELAKALDVSEVTIRKDLNILEKKGLLRREHGYARLTTSDDVGNHLSFNYEAKLRIARRAAESVHNGETIMIESGSCCALLAEEIAANRRDVTIITNSAFIADYIRKYPQVRVILLGGEYQKESQVMVGPMIRSCVRDFYVSKFFVGTDGLNDLGFMSNDLMRAEATRMMAERAEQTIVLTESAKFKTHGTVKLLPFDKVAALYTDDLADSETMSQLHATGIHVYPVGK; encoded by the coding sequence ATGCATATTCGCCATAGCAAACTGCTGAGCCTGGTGAACCAGCACAACCGCATTGCGGTGACGGAGCTGGCCAAGGCTTTGGATGTTTCCGAGGTGACCATCCGCAAGGATTTGAATATATTGGAGAAAAAGGGACTGCTGCGCCGAGAACACGGCTATGCCCGTCTGACCACCAGCGATGATGTGGGCAACCATCTCTCCTTCAACTATGAGGCCAAGCTGCGCATTGCCCGCCGAGCGGCGGAAAGCGTGCATAACGGGGAAACCATCATGATCGAGTCCGGCAGCTGCTGTGCCCTGCTGGCTGAGGAAATCGCCGCCAACCGCCGGGATGTGACCATCATCACCAATTCCGCCTTTATCGCTGACTACATCCGCAAATATCCGCAGGTACGGGTAATCCTGTTAGGCGGGGAATACCAGAAGGAATCCCAGGTCATGGTCGGCCCCATGATCCGCAGCTGCGTGCGGGATTTCTACGTCAGCAAATTCTTTGTGGGCACCGACGGACTCAACGATCTGGGCTTTATGTCCAACGACCTGATGCGGGCCGAAGCCACCCGCATGATGGCTGAGCGGGCCGAACAGACCATCGTGCTGACCGAATCGGCCAAGTTCAAGACACATGGCACAGTCAAACTGCTGCCCTTCGATAAGGTAGCCGCCCTCTATACCGACGATCTGGCAGACAGTGAGACCATGAGCCAGCTGCATGCCACGGGCATCCATGTCTATCCGGTAGGAAAATAA
- the rpsT gene encoding 30S ribosomal protein S20, with translation MPNIKASILSVKSDAKRRAKNAAEKSRVRTASRRVLDAVEAGNAEEAKSLLTAACKTIDMAAANHVFHKNCAARKKSRLARKVNALAK, from the coding sequence TTGCCGAATATTAAAGCATCTATTCTTAGTGTAAAATCTGACGCTAAGCGCCGCGCAAAGAACGCTGCTGAGAAGTCCCGTGTACGCACTGCTTCCCGTCGTGTTCTCGACGCCGTTGAGGCTGGAAATGCTGAAGAAGCTAAATCCCTCCTCACGGCTGCTTGCAAGACCATCGACATGGCTGCAGCTAACCACGTGTTCCACAAGAACTGTGCAGCTCGCAAAAAGTCCCGTCTGGCTCGCAAAGTGAACGCACTCGCTAAGTAA
- the lepA gene encoding translation elongation factor 4, translating to MQNKNIRNFSIIAHIDHGKSTIADRLIEYTGTLTQREMEAQVLDNMDLERERGITIKAQTVRLDYKGKDGEMYQLNLIDTPGHVDFTYEVSRSLAACEGALLVVDAAQGVEAQTLANVYMALENDLEIVPVINKIDLPSADPDRVKEEIENSIGLDATDAVLASAKTGIGIEEILDAIVERIPAPEGDENAPLQALIFDSFFDSYKGVIAHVRVKQGKIKKGMRLKMMATGKTFEVTDVGCFKPQPVDVGELNMGEVGFVAGSLKDVRDVRVGDTITFADKPAAEPLPGYRGVTPMVYCGLYPVESSDYDNLKDALEKMQINDAALVFEPETSVALGFGFRCGFLGLLHMDVIQERLEREYHLKLITTAPSVIYHVFKTDGSVLNVSNPAELPPQTEIEHIEEPFVKATVIVPNDFVGAVMEISQDKRGVFKNMDYLDTNRVMITYHIPLNEIIFDYFDRLKSATKGYASLDYELADYQESKLVKVDILLNGDPVDALSTIVHKDRAQSRGRQLASKLKEIIPQQMFEIPIQAAIGSKVIARENVRARRKDVLAKCYGGDISRKRKLLEKQKEGKKRMKAVGSVEVPQEAFMAILKID from the coding sequence ATGCAGAACAAGAATATCCGCAATTTCTCGATCATTGCCCATATCGACCACGGCAAATCCACCATTGCGGACCGCTTGATAGAATATACCGGTACGCTGACCCAGCGGGAAATGGAAGCCCAGGTTCTCGACAATATGGACCTGGAGCGGGAACGCGGCATCACCATCAAGGCCCAGACCGTGCGTTTGGATTATAAAGGCAAGGACGGGGAGATGTATCAGCTCAACCTCATCGACACCCCGGGGCATGTGGACTTCACCTATGAGGTTTCCCGCAGTTTGGCGGCCTGCGAAGGGGCGCTCCTTGTCGTGGATGCGGCGCAGGGCGTAGAGGCCCAGACTCTGGCCAATGTATATATGGCCCTTGAAAATGATCTGGAAATCGTGCCGGTCATCAATAAGATTGACCTGCCCAGCGCAGATCCCGACCGCGTGAAGGAAGAGATCGAGAACTCCATCGGCCTCGATGCCACGGATGCGGTTTTGGCTTCAGCTAAGACAGGCATTGGTATCGAAGAGATTCTCGATGCCATCGTCGAACGGATTCCGGCACCGGAAGGAGACGAGAATGCCCCCCTGCAGGCATTGATCTTTGACTCCTTCTTTGACTCCTACAAAGGCGTTATCGCCCATGTGCGCGTCAAGCAGGGGAAAATCAAGAAGGGCATGCGCCTCAAGATGATGGCCACGGGCAAGACCTTTGAAGTCACGGATGTGGGCTGCTTCAAGCCCCAGCCCGTGGATGTGGGCGAGCTCAATATGGGCGAGGTTGGCTTTGTAGCCGGCTCCCTGAAGGATGTCCGGGATGTGCGGGTGGGTGATACCATCACCTTTGCTGATAAGCCGGCGGCAGAGCCCTTGCCCGGCTACCGTGGCGTGACGCCGATGGTTTACTGCGGTCTCTATCCTGTGGAAAGCTCCGATTATGACAATCTCAAGGACGCGCTGGAAAAGATGCAGATCAACGATGCGGCTTTAGTCTTCGAGCCGGAAACCTCCGTGGCATTGGGCTTTGGCTTCCGCTGCGGTTTCCTGGGACTTCTGCATATGGATGTCATCCAGGAGCGTCTGGAACGCGAGTATCACCTGAAACTCATCACCACGGCACCTTCCGTTATCTACCATGTGTTCAAGACGGACGGTTCGGTGCTCAATGTCAGCAATCCGGCGGAACTGCCGCCCCAGACGGAAATCGAGCATATCGAGGAACCTTTTGTCAAGGCCACGGTGATTGTGCCCAATGATTTCGTGGGCGCAGTCATGGAGATTTCCCAGGACAAGCGTGGCGTGTTCAAGAACATGGATTATCTCGACACCAATCGGGTTATGATCACCTATCATATCCCCCTCAATGAGATTATCTTTGACTATTTTGACCGTTTGAAATCCGCCACCAAGGGCTATGCTTCGCTGGACTATGAACTGGCGGATTATCAGGAGTCCAAGCTCGTGAAGGTGGACATCCTGCTGAATGGCGATCCCGTGGATGCCCTGTCCACCATCGTGCACAAAGACAGAGCCCAGAGCCGCGGCCGTCAGCTGGCGTCCAAGCTCAAGGAGATCATCCCGCAGCAGATGTTCGAGATTCCCATCCAGGCAGCCATCGGTTCCAAGGTCATCGCCCGCGAGAACGTCCGGGCACGGCGCAAGGACGTTTTGGCCAAGTGCTATGGCGGCGATATCTCCCGTAAGCGCAAGCTCCTGGAAAAACAGAAGGAAGGCAAGAAGCGCATGAAGGCAGTAGGTTCGGTGGAAGTACCGCAGGAAGCCTTTATGGCCATCTTGAAGATAGACTAA
- the hemW gene encoding radical SAM family heme chaperone HemW yields the protein MQWGVYIHIPFCRQKCFYCDFPSYAGRENLMASYTEALCQQIEIQGFSYRQKWGRPATVYIGGGTPTALPEENMAQILKAVAAYIGMGIEEFTVECNPGTVDAEYLQLLRAHGVNRLSFGVQSFNDRLLRRIGRIHTGAEAVEAVKQAQAAGFENISLDLIYGLPEQEMADLQVSVRQALALDIQHISIYGLQVEEGTVFARQQELGKLALPAEEEAEAMYDYMTEVLPQYGYRRYEVSNFAQAGLESRHNRSYWHDVPYLGLGAAAHSYLEGKRYAAVVDIQGYIAGIKAGTEIWQLEEEPTCQHAMEEFAFLALRTAEGLSAQAFAEKFQVSLQSVYGEVMEKLARQGLLLVEEAGCRLTEKGFKYGNVAFAEFILD from the coding sequence ATGCAATGGGGAGTTTATATCCATATTCCCTTTTGCCGGCAGAAATGCTTCTATTGTGACTTTCCCTCCTATGCGGGCAGGGAAAATCTTATGGCAAGCTATACGGAAGCCCTGTGTCAGCAGATTGAGATACAGGGCTTTTCTTATCGGCAAAAGTGGGGCAGGCCTGCCACCGTCTATATCGGTGGGGGCACGCCGACGGCCCTGCCTGAAGAAAATATGGCACAGATCTTAAAAGCGGTTGCGGCATATATTGGCATGGGCATAGAAGAATTCACGGTGGAATGCAATCCCGGCACGGTGGATGCGGAATATCTGCAGCTGCTTAGGGCACATGGCGTCAATCGACTGAGCTTTGGCGTGCAGAGCTTCAACGACAGGCTGCTGCGGCGGATTGGCCGCATCCATACCGGTGCTGAGGCTGTGGAGGCCGTGAAGCAGGCGCAGGCCGCGGGCTTTGAGAATATCAGTTTGGATCTGATATACGGCCTGCCGGAGCAGGAGATGGCGGATCTGCAGGTCAGTGTCCGGCAGGCGCTGGCTCTGGATATCCAGCATATTTCCATCTATGGCCTGCAGGTGGAAGAAGGTACGGTCTTTGCCCGGCAGCAGGAGCTGGGAAAGTTGGCGCTGCCTGCCGAGGAAGAAGCCGAGGCCATGTATGATTACATGACGGAGGTTTTGCCTCAATACGGCTATCGGCGCTACGAGGTGTCCAATTTTGCCCAGGCGGGATTGGAAAGCCGTCATAACCGCAGCTATTGGCATGATGTGCCTTACTTAGGTCTGGGGGCGGCGGCCCATTCCTATCTGGAGGGGAAACGTTATGCTGCTGTGGTGGATATCCAAGGTTATATTGCCGGCATCAAGGCGGGAACAGAGATTTGGCAGTTGGAAGAAGAACCTACCTGCCAGCACGCTATGGAAGAATTTGCCTTTTTGGCTTTGCGGACAGCAGAAGGGCTTTCGGCGCAGGCCTTTGCGGAAAAATTTCAGGTTTCCTTGCAGTCTGTTTACGGTGAAGTGATGGAAAAGCTGGCCCGTCAGGGGCTGCTGTTGGTAGAGGAAGCGGGCTGCCGCCTGACGGAGAAGGGCTTCAAATATGGCAATGTGGCTTTTGCAGAATTTATATTGGATTGA
- a CDS encoding polysaccharide deacetylase family protein, whose amino-acid sequence MVKSKELTKIIGVLVGIAVLGGIVGAAWLAKVKATEQGETAAVEEPGVESPAYTLAKGDYSNLTYDNIHLDKPVYDRYTVKQRQEKGLPTMLPALPHYTAEKVAYLTFDDGPDDKNTPAILDILKNYGVHGTFYVLGGMVEKHPDVLKRIFAEGHAIGNHSYDHDYHNLYANKESFIAEMEHTDDIIMNTIGVRPFIIRAPGGTVGMFAADYYDALNLLGYVEHDWNVLTEDATPKRPNAYQQIHYVDRRTQGHLKDNMALILMHCNGGKEETVNALPGIIEQLAAKGYRFGVVTPITPQPW is encoded by the coding sequence ATGGTGAAGAGTAAGGAGCTTACCAAGATAATCGGTGTCTTGGTGGGAATAGCGGTGTTAGGCGGCATTGTGGGGGCTGCCTGGCTGGCGAAGGTCAAAGCGACGGAACAGGGAGAAACGGCGGCGGTGGAGGAACCGGGCGTAGAATCGCCGGCTTATACGCTGGCCAAAGGGGATTACAGCAATCTGACCTATGATAACATCCATTTGGATAAACCGGTTTATGACCGTTATACGGTAAAGCAACGGCAGGAAAAAGGACTGCCGACCATGCTGCCGGCGTTGCCTCATTATACGGCAGAAAAGGTGGCCTACCTGACCTTTGATGATGGTCCGGACGATAAGAATACGCCGGCGATTTTGGACATCTTGAAGAATTATGGTGTCCATGGCACTTTTTATGTTCTAGGCGGCATGGTGGAGAAGCATCCGGATGTGTTGAAGCGGATCTTTGCGGAAGGTCATGCCATTGGCAATCATAGCTATGACCATGACTATCATAATCTCTATGCCAACAAGGAAAGCTTTATCGCGGAGATGGAGCATACCGATGACATCATCATGAATACCATCGGGGTGCGTCCCTTCATTATTCGCGCACCTGGCGGTACCGTGGGCATGTTTGCGGCAGATTATTACGATGCGTTGAATCTTCTGGGCTATGTGGAGCATGACTGGAATGTGCTGACGGAGGATGCCACGCCGAAACGGCCGAATGCTTATCAGCAGATTCATTATGTGGACCGCAGGACTCAGGGGCATTTAAAGGATAATATGGCGCTGATCCTTATGCACTGCAATGGAGGCAAAGAGGAGACCGTCAACGCTCTGCCGGGAATCATCGAACAGCTGGCGGCCAAAGGTTATCGTTTTGGTGTAGTGACGCCGATCACGCCGCAGCCTTGGTGA
- a CDS encoding serine hydrolase, with product MTFKRVLTFLCVMAILEAGGIVSAALWMHHGDGSLAAQAAATLSGEMKNNIRTDRAADEEDLNANTARIIGDSKNQMSVYFLRPDREIEPFLYNQRQMSPASIIKLFVMAKTMQDIHDGKLSLDDRITIRKNDVVGGAGVTTWYDIGQQRTIRQLLTVMITDSDNTATNILIDKLGMKEINRYIAQSGYSDTMLAHKMMLSNGGRKNLSSVRDLGHLLTKLYYHQLVGPEEDEFMLTILKQQHDKECLGSALTGYTVAHKTGEVTGVYADGGIFFGAQEDFILVILNNGNEGRVDTIERMQKLAQYYAGTTNN from the coding sequence GTGACTTTTAAACGGGTTCTTACGTTTTTGTGCGTGATGGCCATATTGGAGGCAGGCGGTATCGTGTCTGCGGCCTTATGGATGCATCATGGTGACGGATCGTTGGCTGCGCAGGCTGCGGCCACACTTTCCGGCGAAATGAAAAACAACATACGTACTGACCGGGCAGCTGACGAAGAGGACTTAAACGCCAATACGGCTCGTATTATCGGGGACAGCAAGAATCAGATGTCAGTCTATTTCCTGCGTCCTGACCGGGAGATAGAGCCTTTCCTTTACAATCAGAGGCAGATGTCTCCGGCCAGCATCATCAAGCTCTTCGTCATGGCCAAGACCATGCAGGATATCCATGATGGCAAGCTTTCCCTGGATGACAGGATCACGATCAGAAAGAATGATGTGGTGGGCGGTGCCGGTGTCACTACCTGGTATGATATCGGCCAGCAGCGCACGATCCGGCAGCTTTTGACCGTGATGATCACCGACAGTGACAACACAGCCACCAATATCCTGATTGACAAGCTGGGCATGAAGGAAATCAACCGTTATATCGCCCAGTCCGGCTACAGTGATACGATGCTGGCCCATAAGATGATGCTGAGTAACGGCGGGCGGAAGAATTTGTCCTCCGTCAGAGATCTGGGGCATCTGCTGACGAAATTATATTATCATCAATTGGTCGGCCCTGAGGAAGACGAGTTCATGCTGACAATCCTGAAACAGCAGCATGACAAGGAATGTCTGGGGTCGGCTCTGACTGGTTATACCGTGGCCCATAAAACCGGCGAAGTCACCGGTGTCTATGCTGATGGCGGTATCTTTTTCGGGGCGCAGGAGGACTTTATCCTGGTCATCCTCAACAACGGCAATGAAGGCCGTGTCGATACCATCGAGCGGATGCAAAAATTAGCCCAATATTATGCGGGGACAACGAATAATTGA
- a CDS encoding AI-2E family transporter, whose product MAIKKYRTSILLAVSFTVLLSTFWFMPQLAFIIFISLLLQLLLLPVVDKLSGKLPRSLAAGLVLLGFISLGLLLLALVSKSFIPTFSRFVTDFPQLTEQLQNLSWLHDSEFLQGQLDDIWSEMKEASVEALKSSLTLLLSLFNKAIDLVIILFVTFYLLKDGEQIKKYLAGLFPKRDYSRVLELFNRILGSLRIYICSQLVICCITAVIVFLYFTIRNLPYASVFAVVSGICEFIPVLGPTVASAFGTLLTATVDSLVALQTAGFYLLLTQVNHNFVYPTLIGKSLNLHPIAIILGIVLGGELLGAAGMFLAVPFIVICKLVIEDIYKDRVVMRKKEQESRWLAKKREQQ is encoded by the coding sequence TTGGCCATCAAAAAATATCGCACCTCGATTCTTTTGGCCGTAAGCTTTACGGTGCTGCTGTCCACCTTTTGGTTCATGCCGCAGCTGGCTTTTATCATTTTCATTTCCCTATTGTTGCAGCTGCTGCTCCTGCCTGTAGTGGACAAACTGTCAGGCAAACTCCCCCGTTCCCTGGCAGCCGGCTTGGTGCTGCTGGGCTTCATCAGCCTGGGACTGTTGCTGCTGGCATTGGTATCCAAGAGCTTTATCCCTACCTTCAGCCGCTTTGTCACGGACTTTCCCCAATTGACCGAACAGCTGCAGAATCTCTCCTGGCTCCACGATTCCGAGTTTCTGCAAGGACAGCTCGATGACATCTGGTCTGAAATGAAAGAAGCCAGTGTGGAGGCGCTGAAGTCTTCCCTGACCTTATTGCTCTCCCTTTTCAACAAGGCCATCGATCTGGTCATCATCCTGTTTGTGACCTTCTACCTGCTGAAAGATGGGGAACAGATCAAAAAATATCTGGCCGGCCTCTTTCCCAAGAGGGATTACAGCCGGGTGTTGGAACTTTTCAATCGCATCCTGGGTTCCCTGCGCATCTACATCTGCAGCCAATTGGTCATCTGCTGTATCACCGCCGTAATCGTCTTTCTCTATTTCACCATACGCAATCTGCCCTATGCTTCGGTATTCGCCGTGGTTTCGGGTATCTGCGAATTCATCCCAGTGCTGGGGCCTACAGTGGCTTCGGCCTTTGGTACACTGCTGACGGCTACCGTAGATTCCCTGGTGGCCCTGCAGACAGCAGGCTTTTACCTTCTCCTCACCCAGGTCAATCACAATTTCGTCTATCCCACCCTGATTGGCAAATCCCTGAACCTGCATCCCATTGCCATCATCCTGGGCATCGTGCTGGGTGGAGAACTGCTGGGCGCTGCCGGCATGTTCCTGGCCGTTCCCTTCATCGTGATCTGCAAACTCGTGATTGAAGATATCTACAAGGACAGAGTGGTCATGCGGAAAAAAGAACAGGAATCCCGGTGGCTGGCAAAGAAACGCGAGCAACAGTAA
- a CDS encoding M48 family metallopeptidase: MNDKQLKRKVITGLTALCLSFPLSFGMAQSPAAEAGWAENIAGAVIGGAAAHSQLNSTLHKYNDTEQGRQEMLAQMKKQYGVNYDSYLNNQLNRIMTNLTRGIGAVDPSIYKKPYNYFINNQKSFNAFCTLGHNLSVNTGLYNVLHNEDEIAVVLAHELGHGQKDHPAKGARRALNVQILGAATGSQVGQVMATVVNNRHITKPMEREADALAFDYITHAGYNPGACAAVWQRVMDKSQGHPSEFQKFMSDHPANDDRRDAYAKKLNQYSNGHVTNKDGVIKVNTAVFCTPAAAGGMSAKERSYFVMGNLAAAYHNGHNTRAAYTNGNTVMLGQQPIITCTDGDESAQTLAERLNKIK; encoded by the coding sequence ATGAATGACAAACAGTTAAAACGCAAAGTAATCACCGGACTCACGGCCCTCTGTCTATCCTTTCCCCTGAGCTTCGGCATGGCTCAGTCGCCGGCAGCGGAAGCCGGCTGGGCTGAGAATATAGCCGGTGCGGTGATTGGCGGCGCGGCAGCCCACAGCCAGCTGAACAGCACGCTGCACAAATACAACGACACCGAGCAGGGCCGTCAGGAAATGCTGGCGCAGATGAAAAAACAGTACGGTGTCAATTACGACAGCTATCTCAACAACCAGCTGAACCGCATCATGACCAATCTTACCAGGGGTATCGGTGCCGTCGATCCTTCCATTTACAAAAAGCCCTATAATTACTTCATCAACAATCAGAAGAGCTTCAATGCCTTCTGCACCCTGGGACACAACCTCAGCGTCAATACCGGTCTTTACAATGTATTGCATAATGAGGATGAAATCGCCGTGGTGCTGGCCCATGAATTAGGCCATGGCCAGAAAGACCATCCGGCCAAAGGTGCCCGCCGCGCCCTGAATGTACAGATTCTCGGTGCCGCCACCGGGTCTCAGGTTGGCCAGGTCATGGCCACCGTAGTAAACAACCGCCATATCACCAAACCCATGGAACGGGAAGCCGATGCCCTGGCCTTTGACTACATCACCCACGCCGGCTACAACCCCGGTGCCTGTGCCGCTGTCTGGCAGCGCGTCATGGATAAGTCTCAGGGCCATCCTTCCGAGTTTCAGAAATTCATGTCCGATCATCCTGCCAATGATGACCGCCGGGATGCCTATGCCAAGAAGCTCAACCAGTACAGCAACGGCCATGTGACTAACAAAGACGGTGTGATCAAAGTCAACACGGCGGTCTTCTGCACCCCAGCTGCAGCTGGCGGCATGAGTGCCAAGGAACGCTCTTACTTCGTCATGGGCAATCTGGCGGCCGCTTACCATAACGGTCATAACACCCGGGCTGCCTATACCAACGGCAATACGGTAATGCTGGGGCAGCAGCCCATCATCACCTGCACCGACGGCGACGAAAGCGCCCAAACCCTTGCCGAACGCCTGAATAAGATCAAGTAA
- a CDS encoding nucleoside/nucleotide kinase family protein, whose translation MREKEWRTCRLMINGLAHKVQYNQATIDNLFLPFLRRMSKMQAKLGRRMIVFLAAPPGVGKSTLALFLERLSNTDEELVPVQALGLDGFHYPNKYLTTHSIERGGQLIPLSSIKGSPETFAVDKLIGKLTDVRKENVRWPVYDRTIHDVLEEMITVKRPIVILEGNWLLLGEDHWQNVRSFADYSLFISAEPQDLKERLIRRKMAGGSTMEAAKKFYQKSDKLNVERCLKKSWPANETWQMLYDGDYQLKGKIIPTRMVDRDALWKKPDVQLNNSLLGGLNNRHAEQGIKPPLYDEGYVQGMEAARKAILRKLYENGTMSSKAILDTFQVTAEELKEIMK comes from the coding sequence ATGCGTGAAAAAGAATGGCGCACCTGCCGGCTCATGATCAACGGGTTGGCCCATAAGGTGCAGTATAATCAGGCCACCATTGATAATCTGTTCCTGCCTTTTTTACGGCGGATGAGCAAGATGCAGGCAAAATTGGGACGGCGCATGATTGTGTTTCTGGCGGCACCGCCGGGAGTAGGCAAGTCCACGCTGGCTCTGTTTTTGGAGCGGCTGTCCAATACCGATGAGGAGCTTGTGCCGGTACAGGCCCTGGGGCTGGATGGATTCCATTATCCTAACAAGTATCTGACCACCCATAGCATCGAGCGGGGAGGGCAGCTTATTCCCCTGAGCTCCATCAAGGGCAGTCCGGAAACCTTTGCCGTGGACAAATTGATCGGCAAGCTCACCGATGTGCGCAAGGAAAATGTGCGCTGGCCGGTCTATGACCGCACCATCCATGATGTGCTGGAGGAAATGATCACGGTAAAAAGGCCGATTGTCATCCTGGAAGGCAATTGGCTGCTGCTGGGGGAGGATCACTGGCAGAATGTGCGTTCTTTTGCCGATTACAGTCTGTTCATCAGTGCGGAGCCGCAGGATCTCAAGGAGCGCCTGATCCGCCGCAAGATGGCGGGGGGCAGTACCATGGAAGCGGCAAAGAAATTCTATCAGAAGAGCGACAAGCTCAATGTGGAACGCTGCCTCAAGAAATCCTGGCCGGCTAATGAAACCTGGCAGATGCTCTACGATGGCGATTATCAGCTCAAGGGAAAAATCATTCCCACCCGCATGGTAGACAGGGATGCCCTCTGGAAAAAGCCCGATGTGCAGCTGAATAATTCCCTGCTGGGGGGACTCAATAACCGCCATGCTGAACAGGGAATCAAGCCGCCGCTTTATGACGAAGGCTATGTACAGGGTATGGAAGCTGCCCGCAAGGCAATCCTTAGGAAGCTTTACGAGAATGGAACCATGAGCAGCAAGGCCATTCTGGATACCTTCCAGGTGACCGCAGAAGAACTCAAGGAAATCATGAAATAG